Proteins from a genomic interval of Candidatus Gracilibacteria bacterium:
- a CDS encoding SH3 domain-containing protein has translation MKKIILGILGLFIIILATIIETFHITEQKNPSVVKDENFVNTMTTDLNSDGIMDQISFEIPKTLDSFTLQVNDALVEGNEQNLKSYIEIVDIDPTDSFKEIAVSDYGPSSDYRTFFYFYDGKNLISMGETQGIPGLNMTFPGNGTFITQTRGQILQTWFYEDQFKLTDAHSIENIPQDLYEMNTPVIVLQPLPLQKSRTDSEQVAILEVGESATILSSDNKEWCLVETSTGVQGWFVIENFDIIKGTNLSATEVFDGLSMAD, from the coding sequence ATGAAAAAAATCATTTTAGGAATTTTAGGGTTGTTTATCATTATTTTAGCGACCATCATAGAGACCTTTCATATAACAGAACAAAAAAATCCCTCTGTCGTTAAGGATGAAAATTTCGTTAACACGATGACCACCGATTTAAACAGTGATGGAATTATGGATCAAATTTCATTTGAAATACCCAAAACCCTGGACTCGTTTACGCTTCAAGTAAATGATGCCCTCGTGGAAGGCAATGAGCAGAACCTCAAAAGCTATATTGAAATCGTTGACATCGACCCCACCGATTCTTTTAAGGAAATCGCAGTGAGCGATTACGGCCCGAGTAGCGATTATCGTACTTTCTTTTATTTCTATGATGGGAAAAATCTAATTTCAATGGGCGAAACGCAAGGCATACCGGGTCTTAACATGACTTTCCCGGGAAATGGAACTTTCATCACTCAAACGCGCGGCCAAATTTTACAAACCTGGTTCTACGAAGATCAATTTAAACTCACGGACGCGCATTCAATCGAAAATATCCCTCAAGATTTATATGAAATGAACACCCCTGTGATTGTGCTTCAACCACTTCCATTACAAAAATCGCGCACCGACAGCGAGCAAGTGGCGATATTGGAAGTAGGGGAATCTGCCACAATTCTCTCCAGTGACAACAAGGAGTGGTGCCTGGTCGAAACTTCCACCGGCGTTCAAGGCTGGTTTGTCATAGAAAATTTTGACATCATCAAAGGCACAAATCTGAGTGCAACCGAAGTGTTTGATGGATTAAGCATGGCGGACTAG
- a CDS encoding phosphoglycerate kinase, with product MLKTLQRLSSKSLKAKRVLVRVDFNVPQDEKGRVTDATRLEESLPTIRFLVKNGARVILMSHLGRPTPGKFEKEFKLDPIAKVLSKLLKKPVKKLDVCIGDEVEKAIEKMKNCDVVLLENTRFYAGEEKNDPKFAKALASLGDLYVNDAFGTAHRAHASTAGIAAYLPAYAGLLLGKEIKALSPLLKKTARPLVMIVGGAKIDTKIGILKNFIKKADTFLIGGGLANTFLLAEGFDVAQSLCEKNKVEVAREIMLASEKKRNQIMLPQDVVVASEISDKAATLDIPVEDVEGDMKILDLGKKALAAYVEVIKKAKTIIWNGPVGLYEKKPFERGTRVIAKAVAISKAKTILGGGDTIDAIKKFGFKFSKFDHVSTGGGAMLEFLEGKELPGIAILKK from the coding sequence ATGTTAAAAACCCTCCAACGCCTCTCTTCTAAATCTCTCAAAGCCAAGCGCGTCCTCGTCCGTGTTGATTTCAACGTTCCCCAAGATGAAAAAGGTCGCGTAACAGATGCGACTCGCCTCGAAGAATCACTTCCTACGATTCGGTTTTTAGTTAAAAACGGGGCGCGGGTGATTTTGATGTCGCATTTGGGGCGGCCGACTCCGGGGAAATTCGAGAAGGAATTCAAGCTCGATCCGATCGCCAAGGTGTTATCGAAATTGCTTAAAAAGCCGGTTAAAAAACTCGATGTCTGTATTGGAGATGAGGTTGAAAAAGCGATTGAAAAGATGAAAAACTGCGATGTTGTTTTATTGGAAAACACCCGTTTCTACGCTGGAGAAGAAAAAAATGACCCCAAATTTGCCAAGGCGCTCGCGAGTCTTGGGGATTTGTATGTGAATGATGCCTTTGGCACGGCGCATCGGGCGCACGCGTCCACAGCCGGAATTGCGGCATATTTGCCTGCGTATGCCGGACTTCTCCTCGGAAAAGAGATCAAGGCCCTTTCCCCTCTTCTCAAAAAGACGGCACGTCCGCTGGTTATGATTGTTGGCGGTGCCAAAATCGATACTAAGATCGGGATTTTGAAAAATTTTATTAAAAAAGCGGATACGTTTTTGATTGGGGGCGGGTTGGCGAATACCTTTTTATTGGCTGAAGGATTTGATGTGGCGCAATCGTTGTGTGAAAAAAATAAGGTCGAGGTTGCGCGTGAAATTATGTTGGCTTCTGAGAAAAAACGGAATCAAATCATGCTTCCGCAGGATGTGGTGGTGGCGTCTGAGATCAGTGATAAGGCTGCAACGCTCGATATTCCGGTGGAGGATGTGGAAGGCGATATGAAAATTCTCGACCTTGGGAAAAAAGCGCTTGCCGCTTATGTTGAGGTGATTAAAAAGGCAAAAACCATTATTTGGAATGGGCCGGTGGGACTTTACGAAAAGAAACCGTTTGAACGAGGTACGCGGGTGATTGCTAAGGCGGTGGCAATCTCTAAGGCCAAGACGATTTTAGGTGGCGGCGACACCATCGATGCCATTAAAAAATTCGGCTTCAAGTTTTCTAAATTCGATCATGTGTCGACCGGTGGCGGCGCCATGTTGGAATTTTTGGAAGGGAAAGAATTACCCGGGATTGCAATCCTTAAAAAATAA
- a CDS encoding cytochrome b5-like heme/steroid binding domain-containing protein: MKKITWATLIFFFGVIVTIYTFSVINKSSASIENVSATPIIPVTQFTTTEVTQHNTANDCYLIIDTKVYDVSNYINKHPGGKSTITDNCGREASTIFAAIHSNFAWDLLKDYYVGQLVQ, translated from the coding sequence ATGAAAAAAATTACGTGGGCCACCCTCATATTTTTCTTCGGGGTGATTGTCACCATTTATACCTTTTCCGTTATAAATAAATCCTCAGCTTCAATTGAAAATGTATCCGCAACTCCGATTATTCCCGTCACCCAATTCACCACCACCGAAGTGACCCAACACAACACGGCCAACGATTGCTACCTCATCATCGACACAAAAGTCTACGACGTTTCCAATTACATCAATAAACATCCGGGCGGCAAATCCACGATCACAGACAATTGCGGGAGAGAAGCATCCACAATATTCGCGGCCATTCACTCCAATTTTGCGTGGGATTTGCTCAAGGATTATTACGTGGGGCAACTCGTTCAATAA
- a CDS encoding extracellular solute-binding protein, whose protein sequence is MRKIIALTLLLALSVSFFSGCSLKKNQGTTTVDTEKIELTYYHLFDDEDIFAPIIKEFETAHPNIHINYKKFTDPSEYLDLIINEMAEGEGPDIFSMQNTWFIEHRKKLTPAPSDLIPIADFENTFVNVAAEDLILPDETGTNHVYGVPLYIDNLALYYNADQFEDAIPSRGKPASTWAELQEDVYKLTKSDNSFERFQVAGIAMGRADNILRAVDIVYLLMIQFGTNFYDSAYTETTFADSTGVGTSGAFYPGVEALAYYTNFAMPSSKYYCWNSYLANAGSEDKEIETFARGKVSMVIGYSYLYEQILAKIDELKSEGQDTISPNAVKVSVIPQFEDPETSTDKRSTYASYFAETVSRTTEHPEEAWEFLTFLANKENMARYHDETHRPASRRDMIEEEQDEAIYGVFASQVGYAESIPFPDAYAYEELLVNAIENVLNTMDPQKALQNAEDGANTYLKTGGLFPVTQTTSTTTTPTTDPEE, encoded by the coding sequence ATGCGAAAAATCATCGCTTTAACGCTTCTCTTGGCACTTTCTGTCTCTTTTTTTAGTGGTTGCAGTCTTAAAAAAAATCAAGGAACCACCACTGTAGATACTGAAAAAATCGAACTCACGTACTATCATCTTTTTGACGACGAAGACATTTTCGCTCCCATCATCAAAGAATTCGAAACCGCACATCCAAACATTCACATCAATTATAAAAAATTTACAGACCCGAGCGAATACCTCGACTTGATCATCAACGAAATGGCGGAAGGCGAAGGACCGGATATTTTTTCCATGCAAAATACGTGGTTTATCGAGCATCGCAAAAAACTCACCCCGGCCCCAAGTGATCTTATCCCAATTGCTGATTTTGAGAATACATTCGTGAATGTGGCGGCCGAGGACCTCATCCTTCCCGATGAAACCGGCACCAATCATGTGTATGGAGTCCCACTCTACATCGACAATCTCGCGCTGTATTACAACGCCGATCAATTTGAGGACGCCATTCCTTCTCGAGGAAAACCCGCCAGCACATGGGCCGAACTTCAAGAAGATGTGTACAAACTCACTAAATCCGACAACAGCTTTGAACGATTCCAAGTTGCCGGAATCGCCATGGGCCGCGCCGACAATATTTTACGCGCCGTGGATATTGTCTATCTTTTAATGATCCAATTCGGAACTAATTTTTACGATTCGGCTTACACCGAGACCACCTTCGCGGATTCCACCGGCGTAGGAACCTCGGGTGCCTTTTACCCCGGGGTGGAAGCCCTCGCGTATTACACCAATTTCGCCATGCCCAGTAGCAAATATTATTGTTGGAATTCGTATTTGGCCAATGCCGGAAGCGAAGACAAAGAAATCGAAACCTTTGCACGTGGAAAAGTTTCCATGGTGATCGGGTATTCCTATTTGTACGAACAAATTTTAGCTAAAATCGATGAACTCAAATCCGAAGGACAGGACACCATTTCTCCAAATGCGGTAAAAGTATCGGTAATCCCTCAATTCGAAGATCCGGAAACCAGCACGGATAAACGCAGCACCTATGCCAGTTATTTTGCCGAAACCGTGTCACGCACTACGGAACACCCCGAGGAAGCGTGGGAATTTTTAACCTTTTTGGCCAACAAAGAAAACATGGCGCGTTATCACGATGAAACGCATCGACCCGCGAGCCGTCGCGACATGATCGAAGAAGAGCAAGATGAAGCGATTTATGGAGTATTTGCCAGTCAAGTCGGTTACGCGGAAAGCATTCCATTCCCGGATGCTTACGCGTACGAAGAATTATTGGTGAATGCGATTGAAAACGTGCTCAACACCATGGATCCTCAAAAAGCCTTACAAAACGCCGAAGATGGAGCCAATACTTACCTCAAGACCGGCGGATTGTTCCCGGTGACACAAACCACAAGCACCACCACCACTCCAACCACGGACCCCGAAGAATAA
- the clpB gene encoding ATP-dependent chaperone ClpB produces the protein MDFNQYTTKAAEAVQGAAQLAGKLSNQAIEPLHLLLVLVEQKGGLVRTLLEKMEKDPDVISKEAKAELTKRPQIQGSSQGYITPEMKKVLDQAETEAGHLKDEYISTEHLFLALIDQPTIKNLLDLNKEEVLQELSKLRGNQRVTDQDPEGKYQVLEKYTQDFTKLAAQGKIDPVIGRDEEIRRVMQILSRRTKNNPVLVGEPGTGKTAIVEGLAKKIVDKDVPESLKNKRILSLDLGALIAGTKYRGEFEDRLKALLKEIESSNGEIILFIDELHTIIGAGAAEGSMDAGNLLKPALARGRLRTVGATTLKEYRKYVEKDAAFERRFQPVMVEEPSLKDALSILRGIKEKYEIHHGVKIRDNALVAAVNLSSRYIADRFLPDKAIDLMDEACSVLRIENDSLPTEIDRLQRQIRQLEIEREALKQEKDDASKKRLKDIEKELAGLKEQNKGFELQWKKEKDLIDALKSTDKKIDELKEEAKQAERAGNLERVAKIQYGEIPGLETQQKEVRAKLAHSQKDGQSLLKEEITEEDIAAVVARWTGIPVSKMLTQETQKLSDMEQALAHRVIGQKEAIKAVSNAIRRSRAGIQEEGRPIGSFLFLGPTGVGKTELAKSLAEFLFNNENAMTRIDMSEYLEKHSVARLVGSPPGYVGYEEGGQLTEAVRRHPYNVILFDEIEKAHPDVFNILLQVLDDGRLTDAKGRTVDFKNTVIIMTSNFGSEIIEEYAKDAKKQREQLMAALQKAFRPEFLNRIDDTIIFQHLTEAEIAEIVGLQIELVAKRLAKKGIKLEITKMAKMWLATTGFDKTFGARPLKRVIQNKILDELALQIVEGKIKEGDTIKVDFKVDEVIIEKKR, from the coding sequence ATGGACTTCAACCAATACACCACCAAGGCCGCGGAAGCGGTCCAAGGCGCCGCACAACTCGCCGGCAAACTGTCGAATCAGGCCATCGAACCCTTGCACCTGTTACTTGTTCTTGTGGAGCAAAAAGGCGGACTCGTGCGCACGCTTTTGGAAAAGATGGAAAAAGATCCAGACGTCATCAGTAAAGAAGCCAAGGCCGAGCTCACGAAACGTCCCCAAATTCAAGGCAGCTCGCAAGGCTACATCACCCCGGAGATGAAAAAAGTCCTCGACCAAGCCGAAACCGAAGCCGGGCACCTCAAGGACGAATATATTTCCACCGAGCATCTTTTTCTCGCCCTCATCGATCAACCCACGATCAAAAATCTTCTCGACCTCAACAAAGAAGAAGTCCTCCAAGAACTCTCCAAGCTGCGTGGCAATCAGCGCGTCACAGACCAAGACCCCGAAGGAAAATATCAAGTGTTGGAAAAGTACACGCAAGATTTCACCAAACTCGCAGCTCAAGGCAAAATCGACCCGGTCATCGGTCGCGATGAGGAAATTCGACGCGTCATGCAAATTCTTTCCCGCCGCACCAAAAACAACCCGGTCTTGGTAGGGGAGCCTGGCACCGGAAAAACTGCGATCGTGGAAGGCCTTGCCAAGAAAATCGTGGACAAAGACGTTCCCGAAAGCCTCAAAAATAAGCGCATTCTTTCTCTTGATCTCGGCGCCCTCATCGCAGGCACCAAATATCGCGGTGAATTCGAGGATCGGCTCAAAGCGCTTCTCAAAGAAATCGAATCTTCAAATGGAGAAATCATCCTATTCATCGACGAATTGCACACCATCATCGGCGCCGGAGCCGCAGAAGGATCCATGGACGCCGGAAATCTTCTCAAGCCCGCCCTGGCCCGCGGCCGTTTGCGCACCGTAGGCGCCACAACTCTCAAAGAATATCGAAAATACGTTGAAAAAGACGCCGCTTTTGAACGCCGATTCCAACCTGTCATGGTGGAGGAACCGTCTCTAAAAGACGCGCTTTCCATCCTTCGCGGCATCAAAGAAAAATATGAAATTCATCATGGCGTCAAAATTCGCGACAATGCCCTCGTGGCTGCGGTGAATCTTTCTTCCCGCTATATCGCAGACCGATTCCTCCCGGACAAAGCCATTGATCTCATGGACGAGGCCTGTTCCGTGCTTCGCATCGAAAACGACAGCCTTCCCACGGAAATCGACCGCCTTCAGCGCCAGATTCGTCAACTCGAAATCGAACGCGAAGCTTTAAAACAAGAAAAAGACGACGCTTCCAAAAAACGCCTCAAAGACATTGAAAAAGAACTCGCCGGGCTCAAAGAGCAAAACAAGGGATTCGAACTTCAATGGAAAAAAGAAAAAGACCTCATCGATGCGCTCAAAAGCACAGACAAAAAAATCGACGAACTCAAAGAAGAAGCCAAACAAGCCGAACGCGCCGGCAATCTCGAGCGCGTGGCCAAAATTCAATACGGAGAAATTCCGGGACTCGAAACTCAACAAAAAGAAGTTCGCGCCAAACTCGCACATTCACAAAAAGACGGGCAATCCTTACTCAAAGAAGAAATCACGGAAGAAGACATTGCCGCTGTGGTGGCCCGCTGGACCGGAATTCCGGTCTCGAAAATGCTCACTCAAGAAACCCAAAAACTCTCAGACATGGAGCAAGCCCTCGCGCATCGAGTCATTGGCCAAAAAGAAGCCATCAAAGCCGTCTCAAACGCCATTCGTCGCAGTCGCGCCGGGATTCAAGAAGAGGGGAGGCCTATCGGGTCATTTCTTTTTCTAGGGCCTACAGGAGTTGGGAAAACCGAGCTCGCCAAGAGCCTTGCCGAATTTCTTTTCAACAATGAAAATGCCATGACTCGCATCGACATGAGCGAATACTTGGAAAAACACTCGGTCGCGCGCTTGGTCGGATCTCCTCCGGGTTACGTGGGCTACGAAGAAGGCGGCCAACTCACTGAAGCCGTCCGCCGACATCCGTACAACGTCATTTTATTCGATGAGATTGAAAAAGCGCACCCCGATGTATTCAACATCTTGCTCCAAGTCCTCGACGACGGCCGACTCACCGATGCCAAAGGCCGCACCGTTGACTTTAAAAACACCGTCATCATCATGACCAGCAATTTTGGAAGCGAAATCATCGAGGAATACGCCAAAGATGCAAAGAAACAACGAGAACAACTCATGGCAGCGCTTCAAAAAGCCTTCCGTCCCGAATTTTTAAATCGCATCGACGACACGATTATTTTCCAGCATCTCACCGAAGCGGAAATCGCAGAAATCGTAGGACTCCAAATTGAACTCGTGGCCAAACGCCTGGCCAAAAAAGGCATCAAACTCGAGATCACCAAAATGGCAAAAATGTGGCTGGCAACAACCGGATTTGATAAAACTTTTGGCGCCCGCCCCCTCAAACGCGTGATCCAAAACAAGATTCTCGACGAACTCGCGCTCCAAATCGTGGAGGGAAAAATCAAAGAAGGGGACACCATCAAGGTTGATTTTAAAGTCGATGAGGTGATAATAGAGAAAAAGCGCTAA
- a CDS encoding single-stranded DNA-binding protein: MRSINRVSLMGNLAADPEMRTTPTGKVVTSFALATNSDWRDSEGKRQRTTDFHRITAWQGLGTICGKNLKKGSAIYVEGRLHNHSYEDKNKSRHYVTEINADSVNFIRIKKEKEGDKVVLDDGEDEKEE; the protein is encoded by the coding sequence ATGCGAAGCATCAATAGGGTCTCCCTCATGGGAAATTTGGCCGCAGATCCGGAAATGCGGACCACACCAACCGGAAAAGTCGTTACCTCTTTCGCACTCGCCACCAACAGCGATTGGCGGGATAGCGAAGGCAAGCGCCAACGCACCACGGATTTTCACCGCATCACCGCGTGGCAAGGCTTGGGCACCATTTGCGGAAAAAACCTTAAAAAGGGAAGTGCGATCTACGTAGAAGGCCGTTTGCACAATCACTCCTATGAGGACAAAAACAAATCACGCCACTACGTGACCGAAATCAACGCCGACAGCGTCAACTTCATCCGTATTAAAAAGGAAAAAGAAGGGGACAAAGTGGTGCTCGATGATGGAGAGGATGAGAAGGAAGAATAG
- a CDS encoding ferric reductase-like transmembrane domain-containing protein: protein MKFLKKTRIGWIAVLVATMIPVVLWGIFPAPQSRFSDFTTTIANIGQLLGLIEITLFAISLILSARSHILEQLFNGLNQVYEKHSLIGQTGLILILFHPLFLIPKYTGGNWKQAASFLWFGSNWALNWGLIALLGFIGLITLTLFLRPKYNLWKWMHKFLGIIFLLAVFHVYLIPSDTSRNLFLRIYILGLSGLAMILFTYRTILQKALVKKYNYTVSQVKILSSEILEITLKPKENSIPFKAGQFIFVRFKGPKISGESHPFSISSSPNEKELTITIKNLGDYTSKLKNLSNDTLAEIEGPFGTFSYQNTPYKNQIWIAGGIGITPFISMARSLPANTDYKIDLYYCTQDKEEAVYLNSLEGLSPAVRVIFSCSKTQGRLHIEDIRTQSGSLEEKSILLCAPAPMIQSLKSQFLKKGVSKSLLYSEEFNFFN, encoded by the coding sequence ATGAAATTTTTGAAAAAAACTCGGATTGGATGGATTGCGGTTTTAGTTGCAACGATGATCCCTGTTGTATTATGGGGAATATTTCCCGCGCCACAATCTCGATTCAGCGATTTCACAACCACCATAGCCAATATTGGCCAACTTTTGGGATTGATCGAAATCACGTTATTCGCCATCAGTCTAATTCTCAGTGCACGATCCCATATTTTGGAACAACTATTTAATGGCCTCAACCAAGTCTATGAAAAACACAGCCTCATCGGGCAAACCGGACTAATCCTAATTCTTTTTCACCCTCTTTTTTTAATTCCCAAATATACGGGAGGAAATTGGAAACAAGCCGCCTCTTTTTTATGGTTTGGATCCAATTGGGCGCTCAATTGGGGACTGATCGCTTTACTGGGTTTCATTGGACTGATCACATTAACGCTTTTTTTACGCCCCAAATACAACCTTTGGAAATGGATGCATAAATTTCTCGGAATCATTTTTCTCCTTGCGGTTTTTCACGTTTATTTAATCCCAAGCGACACGTCCCGCAATCTTTTTTTAAGAATTTATATCCTCGGACTTTCAGGCCTGGCCATGATCCTTTTCACCTACAGAACGATTCTACAAAAAGCCCTTGTTAAAAAATACAATTATACGGTTTCTCAGGTAAAAATTTTAAGTTCAGAAATCCTGGAAATCACCCTAAAGCCCAAAGAAAATTCCATACCCTTCAAGGCCGGCCAATTCATTTTCGTCCGATTTAAGGGCCCAAAAATCAGCGGTGAGAGCCATCCATTTTCCATCTCCTCAAGCCCGAATGAAAAAGAATTAACCATCACCATAAAAAATCTCGGCGATTACACGTCAAAACTCAAAAATCTCTCCAACGACACACTCGCGGAAATCGAAGGCCCTTTTGGAACTTTTTCCTATCAAAACACCCCTTATAAAAACCAAATTTGGATTGCCGGAGGCATTGGGATCACGCCTTTCATCAGCATGGCGCGATCACTTCCTGCAAACACGGACTACAAAATCGATCTTTATTACTGCACCCAAGATAAAGAAGAGGCCGTTTATTTGAATTCCTTGGAAGGTCTTTCTCCGGCCGTAAGAGTGATTTTTTCATGCTCAAAAACCCAAGGTCGCCTCCACATAGAAGACATTCGAACCCAATCCGGTTCACTGGAAGAAAAAAGCATTTTATTATGTGCTCCGGCCCCCATGATTCAATCTTTAAAATCCCAATTCCTTAAAAAAGGAGTTTCCAAAAGCCTTCTTTATTCGGAGGAATTCAATTTCTTTAACTAA
- the ribH gene encoding 6,7-dimethyl-8-ribityllumazine synthase, translated as MKIGIIVSEFNENISERLLKGAERGLKKAKVAYDVVHVPGAFEIPLAALRMAKTKKYDALIALGCVIKGDTDHYEMICRACVDGIVEVMLDEEIPIAFEVLMTKNEKLALARCKNDETNKGYIAVEVALKMAK; from the coding sequence ATGAAAATCGGAATTATTGTTTCGGAATTCAATGAAAACATCTCTGAGCGATTGCTTAAAGGAGCGGAACGCGGATTAAAAAAGGCCAAAGTTGCTTATGATGTCGTTCACGTGCCTGGCGCATTCGAGATTCCGTTGGCAGCCTTGCGCATGGCAAAAACCAAGAAATATGACGCTCTCATTGCTTTGGGTTGCGTGATCAAGGGCGACACGGATCATTACGAAATGATCTGTCGTGCATGCGTGGATGGAATTGTTGAGGTGATGTTGGATGAAGAAATCCCGATTGCGTTTGAGGTGTTGATGACGAAAAATGAAAAATTAGCGCTGGCACGCTGTAAAAATGACGAAACCAATAAGGGTTATATTGCAGTGGAGGTGGCGCTGAAAATGGCGAAATAA
- a CDS encoding riboflavin synthase, with protein MFTGLIQSIGKIDRLETTKTGLRMTLCASFSKKIKPGDSVAVNGVCLTVIAPPNKAKMVSFDVMPETLKATTLGSLKKGDLVNLEPALCVGDALGGHFVQGHVDGVGMVQRIVAQNKEFRVWISLPRSLQRYVAKKGSIAIDGVSLTVSDVKKSPASFEVCLIPHTLVNTTLFNLKKGTRVNLEIDLLARYLGQLLKK; from the coding sequence ATGTTTACCGGTCTCATTCAATCCATCGGAAAAATTGACCGTCTTGAAACCACAAAGACGGGGCTGCGCATGACGCTTTGTGCCTCTTTTTCAAAAAAGATCAAACCCGGAGATAGCGTTGCCGTAAATGGCGTTTGTCTTACCGTGATTGCGCCCCCGAATAAGGCTAAAATGGTTTCTTTTGATGTGATGCCGGAAACACTTAAGGCCACGACGCTTGGTTCCCTTAAAAAAGGCGACCTTGTAAACCTTGAACCCGCCCTCTGTGTGGGCGATGCGTTGGGGGGACATTTTGTGCAAGGACATGTGGATGGCGTGGGCATGGTTCAGCGCATTGTGGCGCAGAACAAGGAGTTTCGTGTGTGGATTTCACTCCCCCGTTCGCTTCAGCGCTATGTGGCAAAAAAGGGCTCGATTGCGATCGATGGCGTGAGTTTGACGGTGAGCGATGTTAAAAAATCGCCGGCAAGTTTTGAGGTTTGTCTGATCCCTCATACGCTTGTGAATACCACTCTTTTTAATCTTAAGAAAGGCACTCGGGTCAATCTTGAGATCGACCTTTTAGCTCGTTATTTAGGTCAACTTCTAAAAAAATAA
- a CDS encoding glycosyltransferase, with protein sequence MDLSIIIPTYNRHHTLKKCLKHLEEQSYPLKAFEVIVVDDGSTDDTVKELKAYKGPLTLKILQQAHAGQGHARNLALQEARGEIILFLGDDILLEKKAVEKHLRLHEEFETENIGILGKIEWDPQLPLTPYMKWMTNGSSIFGKFGGHQFAYEKLERGQVPDFNFFYTSNLSLKRSFLGKNPFDPQFSHYGWEDIELGYRLEKEKGLRLLYARAAIGYHDHLITEEDLKKRMILIGKSAHLIDRKHPELKKVPPPLKKIIFQLLSNPVSLALLQGLNALTGKRTKALYFYALSKKYFLQGVKAGYNAANGLLLFVLSFSLPRYAKNHRFNASLGTFCLFF encoded by the coding sequence ATGGATCTCAGCATAATCATCCCAACCTACAATCGCCATCACACGCTTAAAAAATGCCTCAAGCATCTTGAGGAGCAAAGCTACCCCTTAAAGGCATTCGAAGTGATTGTTGTTGACGACGGGAGCACCGACGATACCGTTAAAGAACTTAAGGCTTACAAGGGCCCTTTAACGCTCAAAATTCTCCAGCAAGCTCACGCAGGCCAAGGACATGCTCGCAATCTTGCTTTACAAGAGGCCCGAGGTGAAATCATCCTCTTCCTCGGCGACGATATTTTACTCGAAAAAAAAGCCGTCGAAAAACATTTACGTTTGCACGAAGAATTCGAAACTGAGAACATCGGAATTTTAGGGAAAATCGAATGGGATCCGCAGTTGCCTTTAACTCCCTATATGAAATGGATGACCAACGGATCTTCTATTTTTGGAAAATTCGGAGGGCATCAATTCGCGTATGAAAAATTGGAACGCGGCCAAGTCCCGGATTTTAATTTTTTCTACACCTCCAATTTATCCTTAAAACGTTCATTTTTAGGAAAAAATCCGTTCGATCCTCAATTCAGTCATTACGGCTGGGAAGACATTGAATTAGGTTATCGCCTCGAAAAAGAAAAAGGTCTGCGGTTATTGTATGCACGAGCCGCCATTGGCTACCACGACCATCTTATCACCGAAGAAGACCTCAAAAAACGCATGATTCTAATCGGTAAATCCGCGCACCTCATCGACCGCAAACACCCGGAACTCAAAAAAGTCCCGCCGCCGCTTAAAAAAATCATTTTCCAACTCTTAAGCAATCCTGTTTCACTCGCCTTACTTCAAGGACTCAACGCCCTCACCGGCAAAAGAACGAAAGCTTTATATTTTTATGCCCTGTCTAAAAAATACTTCCTTCAAGGAGTAAAGGCGGGGTATAATGCCGCCAACTGATTGCTCCTTTTCGTTTTATCCTTTTCCCTCCCTCGCTATGCGAAAAATCATCGCTTTAACGCTTCTCTTGGCACTTTCTGTCTCTTTTTTTAG